Proteins from a genomic interval of Salinivibrio kushneri:
- a CDS encoding NAD(P)-dependent oxidoreductase: MKIAIIGATGWIGSQIVEEARHRGHEVIALVRQPEKVTRDDVEVRQFDLLDNHHSVQQAVADADAVIAAVGGRAAGNHEMVANSAKRLIDELPAANVKRLLWVGGAGSLEVSPGVELVSLPDFPNAYKAEALAQGDALKVFRKHAHTLDWTFVSPAAEIFPGDKIGRYRVGADTLLTDDHGDSKISVADYAIAMIDELESGAHRRQRIGVAY; the protein is encoded by the coding sequence ATGAAAATCGCAATTATTGGTGCAACAGGCTGGATCGGTAGCCAAATCGTCGAAGAAGCGCGTCATCGTGGGCATGAGGTTATCGCTCTTGTCCGTCAGCCAGAAAAAGTGACCCGCGACGATGTCGAGGTGCGTCAATTCGACTTGCTGGATAACCATCACTCTGTACAACAGGCCGTTGCTGACGCTGACGCAGTCATTGCCGCCGTGGGCGGGCGCGCTGCAGGCAACCATGAGATGGTGGCAAACAGCGCTAAGCGCTTAATTGACGAATTACCCGCCGCTAACGTCAAACGTTTACTCTGGGTCGGCGGTGCTGGCTCACTAGAAGTTTCACCTGGAGTCGAGCTGGTCAGCCTGCCCGACTTCCCTAACGCTTATAAAGCAGAAGCGCTCGCTCAAGGCGACGCTTTGAAGGTATTCCGTAAGCACGCCCATACTTTAGATTGGACGTTCGTCAGCCCTGCCGCAGAGATTTTCCCGGGCGACAAAATAGGCCGCTATCGCGTTGGCGCGGATACCTTGCTTACCGATGACCATGGTGACAGCAAAATCAGCGTTGCTGACTATGCCATCGCGATGATCGACGAACTGGAAAGTGGCGCCCACCGTCGCCAACGTATCGGTGTGGCTTACTGA
- a CDS encoding LysR family transcriptional regulator: MDRLTAIRSFVEVANCKSFTRAAEQLGLTRLQVSRHVQEVEQWLAQRLLHRTTRKVSLTYAGEQAYGHCQRILDEAAALTLTTGRLHGALTGRIRVAAPIGLAQGILVAPVTQFTDAHPEVVIEVIASDQFTPLVDERVDIALRFTPQPDEHLIARKLMAIDSIVCASPAYIAHASQPNHPSDLSDHPCLIHVSGDHWQFIKDSRREEVRVSGPIHANDLGTLVNAARMGKGIVRVPCDLANPYVAQGELIPLLTDYRLPPSALWAVYLSRSYQQPVVRHFIDHLANCWQHDIQAPIDGSDAAHQ, translated from the coding sequence ATGGATAGGCTAACGGCAATACGTAGTTTTGTAGAGGTGGCCAATTGCAAAAGCTTTACGCGGGCGGCCGAACAACTCGGGCTAACGCGTTTGCAGGTTTCAAGGCATGTGCAAGAGGTCGAGCAATGGCTTGCACAGCGTCTGTTGCATCGGACAACGCGTAAAGTCAGCTTAACGTATGCCGGTGAGCAAGCCTATGGTCATTGCCAGCGTATTTTGGACGAAGCGGCGGCGTTAACGTTGACGACTGGACGATTACACGGCGCCTTAACCGGTCGTATTCGAGTCGCTGCGCCAATCGGGTTAGCGCAAGGGATCCTTGTTGCTCCAGTAACGCAATTTACCGATGCGCATCCAGAGGTCGTCATTGAAGTGATTGCCTCCGACCAATTTACGCCCTTAGTGGATGAGCGGGTCGATATTGCGCTGCGCTTCACACCTCAGCCGGATGAACATTTAATTGCCCGCAAACTCATGGCCATCGATTCTATAGTGTGTGCGTCACCGGCATATATAGCCCACGCGTCGCAGCCTAATCACCCGAGCGATCTCAGTGATCACCCGTGCTTAATTCATGTCAGCGGTGATCATTGGCAGTTTATTAAAGACAGTCGCCGAGAAGAGGTAAGAGTGAGTGGGCCGATTCACGCCAACGACTTAGGCACTTTGGTCAACGCGGCGCGAATGGGAAAAGGGATTGTCCGTGTGCCATGTGATTTAGCCAATCCCTATGTAGCGCAAGGGGAATTAATACCTTTGCTGACCGATTACCGCTTACCGCCCAGCGCACTGTGGGCGGTCTATTTATCGCGTAGTTATCAACAACCTGTCGTGCGCCACTTTATCGATCACTTGGCAAACTGCTGGCAGCATGATATCCAAGCTCCCATTGATGGGTCAGATGCAGCGCATCAATAA
- a CDS encoding ABC-F family ATP-binding cassette domain-containing protein, with translation MPYLITHDLSVTLPDGRVLFEPVSITFEHGPIGLVGDNGTGKSLLLTLLAGQTLPSAQGISYSGHVQRDGDIAYLSQHITAPKAQTLAEVLGIAEQLHALAAIQAGSVDPAHYERVNDDWDIAERYQATLTRLGIDASLSAPLHVLSGGQLTLLSLYRVFHSQAHIVLLDEPSNHLDRAARHKLVSWIESYLGLVITVSHDQQLLRHMRAIYALTPQGIAKYTGNYDDFIRTQRQEQEALIAKRTHLNKQHKQVLRQQQKSAEKAQKREAKGKQLRKKSSQAKLILDGQKESAQDAKSRAKTQFSQQFKRYQKQLDALDTQLPENNPTLYMHHSEPMKRRRLIKASQCQLPFGHTEPLDWSVYAGEHWLLTGQNGVGKSTLLRTLMGHHAPASGSIDVVGDCVYLDQHFSLLDPKQPLLSCLRHHSDLSESDARTCLASLGLRGDRVYQTIDSLSGGEKMKVAMLAVSHQHAQPLLLLDEPDNHLDISAKHALVDALNHYQGAYILVSHDDAFIDALHLTHQWELGYHAASSLPSDR, from the coding sequence ATGCCTTACCTTATTACACACGATCTCAGTGTGACGCTGCCCGATGGGCGAGTATTGTTTGAACCTGTCTCTATCACCTTTGAGCACGGCCCCATTGGCCTTGTGGGTGACAATGGCACCGGTAAATCACTACTCCTCACTTTATTGGCAGGTCAAACGTTGCCATCCGCGCAAGGGATCTCTTATTCAGGTCATGTACAACGCGATGGTGATATTGCTTACTTGTCGCAACATATTACCGCGCCAAAGGCACAAACATTGGCTGAAGTACTGGGCATTGCCGAACAGCTTCATGCGTTGGCGGCCATTCAAGCTGGAAGCGTCGACCCAGCGCATTACGAGCGAGTAAATGATGACTGGGATATCGCCGAACGCTATCAGGCAACACTGACCCGGTTAGGTATTGATGCCTCTTTGTCAGCGCCTTTGCATGTGCTTAGTGGTGGCCAATTGACCTTATTGAGTTTATATCGCGTCTTTCACTCCCAAGCGCATATCGTATTACTCGATGAACCGAGTAATCATCTAGATCGCGCTGCACGTCATAAGCTCGTAAGCTGGATCGAAAGCTATCTAGGCTTAGTGATCACAGTGAGTCACGACCAACAGTTACTTCGCCATATGCGAGCTATCTATGCACTAACACCACAAGGTATCGCAAAATACACGGGCAACTATGACGACTTCATTCGCACGCAACGGCAAGAACAGGAAGCACTCATCGCGAAACGTACGCACCTGAATAAACAGCACAAACAGGTGTTACGTCAACAGCAGAAAAGCGCTGAAAAGGCACAGAAGCGCGAAGCAAAAGGCAAACAGTTACGTAAGAAATCAAGTCAGGCAAAGTTGATTCTAGATGGTCAAAAAGAAAGTGCGCAAGACGCTAAGTCTCGAGCGAAAACACAATTTTCTCAGCAATTTAAGCGTTACCAAAAGCAACTCGACGCGCTGGATACGCAGCTTCCGGAAAACAATCCAACGCTGTATATGCATCACTCAGAGCCAATGAAACGGCGACGGCTGATAAAGGCTAGCCAGTGTCAGTTGCCATTCGGACACACTGAACCACTTGATTGGTCTGTCTACGCGGGAGAGCATTGGCTACTAACAGGGCAAAATGGGGTAGGAAAATCCACGTTACTGCGGACGTTAATGGGACATCACGCGCCTGCTAGCGGCTCAATTGACGTTGTCGGTGACTGTGTGTACCTAGATCAACACTTCTCACTACTGGATCCCAAACAACCACTGCTATCTTGTTTGCGCCATCATAGCGACTTGTCAGAGTCGGATGCTCGAACCTGCCTTGCTAGCTTAGGGTTACGTGGCGACCGCGTTTATCAAACGATTGATAGTTTAAGCGGTGGCGAGAAGATGAAAGTGGCGATGTTAGCGGTATCTCACCAACACGCCCAGCCACTGTTACTGTTGGATGAGCCGGACAATCACCTCGACATTTCAGCCAAACACGCACTGGTCGACGCGCTTAATCATTATCAAGGTGCCTATATATTGGTCAGCCATGATGATGCCTTTATTGATGCGCTGCATCTGACCCATCAATGGGAGCTTGGATATCATGCTGCCAGCAGTTTGCCAAGTGATCGATAA
- the ubiT gene encoding ubiquinone anaerobic biosynthesis accessory factor UbiT, whose translation MLVNPITQQPLALPLPQPNLITPGLKAITQLPQGLQAQVLTKLMNTAFAVPLAEEEFDFLAGRTIRIGLRDLNANWFVSLNEDNQLLVRLSGEEDASIEGDWLAFLKMATHYCDPDTLFFQRQLSISGDTELGLHVKNLLDSLEIDTLPKPLARSLTLSHHYLTKLAL comes from the coding sequence ATGCTCGTTAACCCAATCACACAACAACCCCTTGCTCTGCCACTGCCTCAGCCCAATCTGATTACACCAGGCCTAAAAGCGATCACTCAGTTACCACAAGGGCTACAGGCCCAGGTGTTGACTAAATTGATGAATACCGCTTTTGCCGTGCCGCTGGCGGAGGAAGAGTTCGACTTTCTTGCTGGCCGTACCATTCGCATTGGTTTGCGCGATCTCAACGCCAATTGGTTCGTGTCGCTGAACGAAGACAACCAATTATTGGTGCGCTTGTCTGGGGAGGAAGACGCCAGTATCGAGGGAGATTGGTTAGCGTTTTTGAAAATGGCGACTCACTATTGCGATCCGGATACGCTGTTTTTCCAGCGCCAACTCAGTATCAGTGGTGATACCGAACTTGGGCTGCATGTGAAAAACCTGCTTGATAGCCTCGAAATCGACACCCTACCCAAACCACTGGCACGCTCACTGACGTTAAGCCATCACTACCTCACTAAACTCGCGTTGTAG
- the ubiU gene encoding ubiquinone anaerobic biosynthesis protein UbiU, translating into MELLCPAGNIPAVKKAIEHGADAVYVGLKDDTNARHFAGLNFTDSKLQRASQYVHDHGKDLHVAINTFAHPDGWRRWQYAIDSAAGNGADALILADMACLDYAASTYPDLDIHLSVQASATNAGAIRFYQQQYGVKRVVLPRVLSIHQVKQLARDTDVDLEVFAFGSLCIMAEGRCYLSSYLTGQSPNTVGACSPAAFVRWQDTEQGLESRLNGVLIDRYQADEKAGYPTLCKGRFCVDGNRYHALEEPTSLNTLSVLPELYRAGVKSVKIEGRQRSPAYVEQVARVWRQAIDRCVANPEAFDIAPDWAHSLDSLSEGVQTSLGAYHRKWQ; encoded by the coding sequence ATGGAGCTCCTTTGTCCGGCGGGCAATATTCCGGCGGTTAAAAAAGCGATCGAACATGGCGCCGATGCGGTGTATGTCGGCTTAAAAGATGATACCAATGCGCGCCATTTTGCGGGGCTGAACTTCACCGATAGCAAATTGCAGCGCGCCAGTCAGTATGTACATGACCACGGCAAAGACTTGCACGTTGCCATTAATACCTTTGCCCATCCTGATGGTTGGCGCCGTTGGCAATATGCGATTGATAGCGCCGCCGGAAATGGCGCTGATGCGCTGATCCTCGCTGACATGGCCTGTTTAGATTACGCCGCCAGCACCTATCCCGATTTGGATATACACCTTTCTGTTCAAGCATCCGCCACTAACGCTGGGGCGATCCGCTTCTATCAGCAGCAATATGGCGTTAAACGGGTGGTATTGCCGCGGGTGCTCTCTATTCATCAGGTTAAACAACTGGCACGTGATACCGATGTCGATTTAGAGGTATTTGCCTTCGGCAGCCTGTGCATTATGGCCGAAGGGCGCTGCTATTTATCGTCTTATCTTACCGGCCAATCGCCCAATACCGTGGGCGCTTGCTCACCGGCGGCATTCGTGCGCTGGCAAGATACTGAGCAAGGGCTGGAGTCGCGCTTAAATGGCGTCTTGATTGACCGGTACCAAGCCGATGAAAAAGCGGGGTATCCCACCCTGTGCAAAGGCCGTTTCTGTGTCGATGGCAACCGCTATCACGCACTGGAAGAGCCCACCAGTTTGAACACCTTAAGTGTCCTGCCTGAGCTTTATCGCGCTGGGGTTAAATCGGTCAAAATCGAAGGCCGTCAGCGCAGCCCTGCGTATGTGGAACAAGTTGCACGGGTATGGCGTCAAGCGATTGATCGCTGTGTCGCAAACCCCGAGGCGTTTGATATTGCACCGGACTGGGCGCATTCGCTCGATAGTCTTTCTGAAGGGGTGCAAACCAGTTTGGGTGCTTACCATCGCAAGTGGCAATAA
- a CDS encoding U32 family peptidase codes for MQFSLGPILYYWPKAEVEAFYQAAADSQADVIYLGETVCAKRRELKTKDWIGLARELAESGKQVVLSTMALIEAPSELTMLKRYCDNDDIRIEANDVSAVQFLSERRQPFVVGAAINCYNPQTLKQFVDLGMTRWVMPVELSRDWLVNMLNGCDALGIRDQFEVEVTGYGYLPLAYSARCFTARSENRAKDDCELCCLNYPNGRLTESQEGQAVFVLNGIQTQSGQCTNLINDLPSMQGLVDVVRLSPLSLDTLHWVDKFRVNQAGNNPQPLNHDCNGYWHHLAGMTQVLG; via the coding sequence ATGCAATTTTCTCTCGGGCCAATCCTGTATTACTGGCCTAAGGCTGAGGTTGAAGCCTTTTATCAAGCGGCGGCAGACAGCCAAGCCGATGTGATTTATCTCGGTGAAACCGTCTGTGCCAAGCGGCGAGAGCTGAAAACCAAAGACTGGATCGGGCTCGCGCGTGAGCTGGCCGAGTCTGGTAAACAAGTGGTGCTTTCGACCATGGCGCTGATTGAAGCGCCCTCAGAGCTGACCATGCTGAAACGCTACTGTGACAATGATGATATTCGCATTGAAGCGAATGACGTGAGCGCAGTGCAGTTTTTAAGTGAGCGTCGGCAGCCCTTTGTGGTGGGGGCCGCCATCAATTGCTATAACCCGCAAACATTAAAACAATTTGTCGACCTGGGCATGACGCGCTGGGTGATGCCGGTGGAGCTGTCGCGCGACTGGTTGGTGAATATGTTAAACGGCTGCGATGCTCTCGGCATTCGCGATCAGTTTGAGGTAGAGGTCACTGGTTATGGCTACTTACCGTTGGCTTACTCGGCACGCTGCTTTACCGCGCGCTCAGAAAACCGTGCCAAAGATGACTGCGAGCTGTGCTGCCTCAACTACCCCAATGGACGGTTAACGGAATCCCAAGAGGGTCAAGCCGTATTTGTGCTGAACGGCATTCAAACCCAGTCTGGGCAGTGCACCAATCTCATTAACGATTTACCGTCGATGCAAGGGCTGGTGGATGTGGTGCGGTTAAGCCCACTGTCGCTTGACACCTTGCACTGGGTAGACAAATTCCGTGTTAACCAAGCAGGCAATAACCCGCAACCGCTCAACCACGATTGCAACGGCTATTGGCACCACTTGGCAGGCATGACACAAGTTCTAGGCTAA
- a CDS encoding anaerobic C4-dicarboxylate transporter: MLYLEFLFLLLMLYIGSRYGGIGLGVVSGIGLVIEVFIFQMPPTSPPVTVMLIILAVVTCASILEAAGGLKYMLQVAERLLRKNPKRVTLIAPFVTYAMTFMLGTGHAVYSIMPIIGDVALKNGIRPERPMAAASVASQIAITASPISAAVVYYLAQLADIQHDITLVSILLVTVPATLFGTLLMSLYSLRRGKELDDDPDYQERLQDPKWRERIENTTATSLDEVLPRSARNAVLLFIGAIVTIVIIAMWPEIRTVAGESKAISMSVVIQMMMLCFGGIILLATKTDPRNVPNGVVFKSGMVAAIAIFGIAWMSDTYFQYAMPQFKSGIVEMVTQYPWSFALALFIVSVVVNSQAATARMMLPVGLGLGLDPALLIGIMPAVYGYFFIPNYPSDIATVNFDASGTTKIGKWYFNHSFMAVGLIGVVSACALGYVLGQMFIA, encoded by the coding sequence ATGTTGTATTTAGAGTTCTTGTTCTTACTGCTAATGCTGTACATCGGCTCCCGATACGGGGGCATTGGGCTGGGCGTGGTCTCAGGGATTGGCTTGGTCATCGAAGTGTTTATCTTCCAGATGCCGCCAACGTCACCGCCCGTGACGGTGATGCTGATTATTCTTGCGGTCGTCACCTGTGCCTCTATCTTGGAAGCCGCAGGTGGCCTTAAGTATATGCTGCAAGTGGCCGAACGATTATTGCGTAAAAATCCGAAACGCGTCACCTTGATTGCACCGTTTGTCACCTATGCCATGACCTTTATGCTTGGTACCGGTCACGCGGTGTATTCCATTATGCCCATTATCGGTGATGTCGCGCTGAAAAATGGTATTCGTCCGGAGCGCCCAATGGCCGCGGCGTCGGTTGCCTCTCAAATCGCGATTACGGCCTCGCCGATCTCCGCAGCCGTGGTGTATTACCTTGCTCAGCTTGCCGATATTCAACATGATATTACGTTAGTCTCGATTTTGTTGGTCACCGTACCCGCCACCTTGTTTGGTACCTTGCTGATGTCCCTGTACAGCTTGCGTCGCGGCAAAGAGTTGGATGACGACCCGGATTACCAAGAGCGCTTACAAGATCCCAAATGGCGCGAGCGTATCGAAAATACCACCGCGACGTCACTCGACGAAGTATTACCCCGTTCCGCGCGCAATGCGGTGTTATTGTTCATTGGTGCCATCGTTACCATTGTGATTATCGCCATGTGGCCAGAAATCCGGACGGTGGCAGGGGAGAGCAAGGCCATCAGCATGTCAGTCGTCATTCAAATGATGATGCTCTGCTTTGGCGGCATCATTCTACTGGCGACCAAAACTGATCCGCGTAATGTGCCCAATGGTGTGGTGTTTAAATCTGGGATGGTAGCGGCCATTGCCATTTTTGGGATTGCTTGGATGTCAGACACTTACTTCCAATATGCGATGCCGCAATTTAAGTCGGGAATTGTGGAGATGGTCACTCAATATCCGTGGTCTTTTGCACTTGCCTTGTTTATCGTGTCAGTGGTTGTTAATTCGCAAGCCGCGACCGCAAGGATGATGTTGCCGGTGGGTCTTGGGTTAGGGCTAGACCCTGCGCTGCTTATCGGCATTATGCCGGCCGTGTATGGGTACTTCTTTATCCCCAACTATCCTTCTGATATTGCAACCGTGAATTTCGATGCTTCCGGCACCACCAAAATTGGTAAATGGTACTTCAACCATTCATTTATGGCGGTCGGCTTAATTGGCGTGGTGAGCGCTTGTGCGCTCGGTTATGTATTAGGGCAGATGTTTATCGCCTAA
- a CDS encoding GNAT family N-acetyltransferase, which yields MQVRRASVEDLDAIFALNVQIGDMHHQHAPHLFATPGPSGRAFLQQALQEADKYFWVAEHQNKVIGFLSARLESFEHIPHLVDDPMCHVNTIVVDRDARGTGAGKALMAACTQWAKDNHATVIKLEVMTFNQDAQAFYQALGFTPDSITMMQRLNCEPEEPAQ from the coding sequence ATGCAAGTGAGACGTGCCTCGGTTGAGGACTTGGATGCCATCTTCGCCCTGAATGTACAAATTGGTGACATGCATCATCAACATGCGCCGCATTTGTTTGCAACGCCTGGCCCAAGCGGTCGGGCGTTTTTGCAGCAAGCGCTGCAAGAAGCGGATAAGTACTTTTGGGTGGCAGAGCATCAAAACAAAGTGATTGGCTTTTTGTCGGCAAGGCTGGAGTCGTTTGAACACATTCCTCATCTGGTCGACGATCCCATGTGTCATGTGAATACCATCGTGGTTGATCGTGATGCGCGTGGAACCGGGGCGGGCAAAGCGTTAATGGCTGCGTGCACCCAATGGGCGAAAGACAATCATGCCACTGTGATAAAACTAGAAGTGATGACGTTTAATCAGGATGCACAGGCGTTTTATCAAGCGCTGGGGTTTACTCCAGACTCTATCACCATGATGCAAAGATTGAATTGCGAGCCGGAGGAGCCAGCACAATGA
- a CDS encoding VOC family protein has translation MIDKDTVMRVARPTDNLADITNMYCDGLGFELLATFSGHNDFDGAIIGHPHHNYHLEFTHHRGTHVGPAPSQENLLVFYLPDHAAWQAACQQIEAAGFKPVPSYNSYWDKDGRTFEDLDGYRVVLQNREWAY, from the coding sequence ATGATTGATAAAGATACCGTGATGCGGGTGGCACGACCCACTGACAATTTAGCCGATATTACCAACATGTATTGTGATGGGCTGGGGTTTGAGCTATTGGCGACGTTTTCTGGCCATAATGATTTTGATGGTGCCATTATTGGTCACCCACACCACAACTATCATCTTGAATTTACGCATCATCGCGGCACGCATGTCGGTCCAGCGCCCTCACAAGAGAATTTACTGGTTTTTTATTTGCCGGATCACGCCGCATGGCAGGCTGCCTGTCAACAAATTGAAGCCGCTGGGTTTAAACCTGTGCCGAGCTACAATAGCTATTGGGATAAAGACGGGCGTACCTTTGAAGATCTGGACGGTTATCGTGTAGTACTACAAAACCGTGAGTGGGCGTATTAA
- the katG gene encoding catalase/peroxidase HPI: MSQQRPTSGGQCPVMHGSTTSEAMAHKTWWPNALNLDILHQHDSKTSPFDEHFDYHAALKTLDIDALKKDVKALLTDSQSWWPADWGHYGGLMIRMAWHSAGSYRIADGRGGGATGNQRFAPLNSWPDNANLDKARRLLWPIKKKYGNKISWADLMLLAGTMAYESMGLKTYGFAFGREDIWHPEKDTYWGAEKEWLAPSDAENSRYSGERDLENPLAAVMMGLIYVNPEGVDGHPDPLKTAQDMRVTFERMAMNDEETVALTAGGHTVGKCHGNGDAEQLGPEPEAAAIEEQGLGWNNHQARGIGRDTVTSGIEGAWTTHPTQWDNGYFYLLFNYEWELKKSPAGAWQWEPIDIKEEDKPVDVEDPTIRRNPMMTDADMALKMDPTYRKIAERFYQNPEQLADAFAKAWFKLTHRDMGPKSRYIGPDVPSEDLIWQDPVPAGRADYDVAAVKADIANSDLTLAEKVTTAWDSARTYRQSDKRGGANGARIRLAPQKDWLGNEPERLAKVINVLSNIAQKHQVSLADTIVLAGNQGIEEAAKAAGVPVDVPFAPGRGDATMEQTDIASFEVLEPIADGFRNWLKKDYTVQPEELLLDRAQLMGLTAPEMTVLLGGMRVLGTNHGGTQEGVLTDRVGQLSHDFFVNLTDMAYQWKPVGRNRYEIIARDSGAVKWTASRVDLVFGSNSILRAYAEFYAQDDNQAKFVHDFVAAWVKVMNADRFDLHH, encoded by the coding sequence ATGTCTCAGCAACGCCCAACGTCGGGAGGCCAGTGCCCTGTTATGCATGGCAGCACGACCTCTGAAGCGATGGCACACAAAACCTGGTGGCCAAACGCGCTTAACCTCGACATTCTTCATCAACATGACAGTAAAACGTCTCCTTTTGATGAGCATTTCGATTATCATGCCGCGCTAAAAACCCTTGATATCGATGCATTAAAAAAGGATGTGAAAGCGCTACTGACCGACAGTCAGTCATGGTGGCCTGCCGACTGGGGACATTATGGCGGTTTGATGATCCGCATGGCGTGGCACTCCGCGGGGAGCTATCGCATTGCCGACGGCCGCGGTGGCGGTGCGACAGGGAACCAGCGTTTTGCGCCTTTGAACTCATGGCCGGACAACGCCAACCTTGATAAGGCTCGTCGTCTGTTGTGGCCCATTAAGAAAAAATATGGCAACAAAATTAGCTGGGCCGATTTAATGTTACTTGCGGGGACGATGGCTTATGAATCGATGGGCTTAAAAACCTATGGGTTCGCATTTGGCCGCGAGGATATTTGGCACCCTGAGAAAGATACCTACTGGGGCGCAGAAAAAGAATGGTTGGCCCCAAGTGATGCTGAGAACAGTCGCTACTCTGGCGAGCGCGATCTGGAAAACCCATTGGCGGCGGTGATGATGGGGCTGATTTATGTCAACCCAGAAGGGGTAGATGGCCATCCCGATCCGCTTAAAACCGCGCAAGATATGCGTGTCACTTTCGAGCGGATGGCGATGAACGATGAAGAAACTGTTGCGCTCACCGCGGGTGGCCATACTGTCGGTAAATGTCACGGCAATGGCGATGCGGAACAACTTGGTCCTGAGCCGGAAGCCGCGGCGATTGAAGAGCAAGGCTTAGGTTGGAACAACCACCAAGCACGTGGCATTGGTCGTGATACGGTCACCAGTGGTATTGAGGGAGCCTGGACCACCCACCCCACGCAATGGGATAACGGCTACTTCTACCTATTGTTTAACTACGAGTGGGAATTGAAGAAAAGCCCTGCGGGCGCGTGGCAGTGGGAGCCTATCGACATCAAAGAAGAAGATAAACCTGTCGATGTGGAAGACCCCACCATTCGTCGTAATCCGATGATGACGGATGCCGACATGGCACTCAAAATGGATCCGACTTATCGCAAAATTGCGGAGCGTTTCTATCAAAATCCCGAGCAGTTAGCGGATGCCTTTGCTAAAGCTTGGTTTAAACTCACGCACCGCGATATGGGACCCAAATCGCGTTATATCGGCCCAGATGTGCCGAGTGAGGATTTGATTTGGCAAGATCCTGTGCCGGCAGGGCGTGCCGATTATGACGTCGCGGCGGTAAAAGCAGATATTGCCAACAGTGACCTGACGCTGGCAGAGAAAGTGACCACCGCATGGGATAGCGCACGGACTTATCGCCAATCCGATAAGCGGGGTGGGGCGAACGGCGCGCGGATCCGCCTAGCACCGCAAAAAGATTGGCTCGGGAACGAACCGGAGCGTCTAGCGAAGGTGATTAACGTGCTGAGTAACATTGCCCAGAAGCATCAGGTTAGTCTGGCCGATACCATCGTGCTAGCAGGCAACCAAGGCATCGAAGAAGCGGCAAAAGCCGCTGGCGTCCCCGTCGACGTCCCCTTCGCACCTGGCCGCGGTGATGCGACCATGGAGCAAACCGATATTGCTTCGTTTGAGGTGTTAGAACCGATTGCAGATGGATTCCGTAACTGGTTGAAAAAGGACTACACCGTTCAGCCTGAGGAGTTACTGCTCGACCGTGCCCAACTGATGGGACTGACAGCCCCAGAAATGACGGTACTGCTGGGAGGGATGCGCGTGCTTGGCACCAATCATGGCGGTACGCAGGAAGGTGTGTTGACTGACCGAGTGGGTCAGCTAAGTCATGACTTTTTCGTCAACCTGACAGACATGGCGTACCAATGGAAACCTGTTGGCCGCAACCGCTATGAAATCATTGCACGCGATTCTGGCGCGGTGAAGTGGACGGCAAGTCGCGTCGATTTAGTGTTTGGCTCTAATTCAATTTTGCGCGCTTACGCTGAGTTCTACGCGCAAGATGATAACCAAGCCAAGTTTGTGCATGATTTTGTCGCGGCGTGGGTGAAAGTGATGAACGCGGACCGTTTTGATCTTCACCACTAG